The Periplaneta americana isolate PAMFEO1 chromosome 1, P.americana_PAMFEO1_priV1, whole genome shotgun sequence DNA segment agctcatgttactgctcatagtagagcccaagtatttgaagctgtccacttgctctactgcctcatttagaattcgcaaatttatcttctttatttttctttctatgaccatggtcttcgtcttctttccatttatcttcatcccatactgctcacagctgtcatttagttccagtagcatatcctttagtatcatttcctgttctgctaacaacgccatatcatcagaaaatcttatgcactttattcttctccgTCCTACTATGACTCCTCCCATGTTCCGAAAACAGttttttactaaatcctccaagtagatgttgaatagggtaaATGATAAATGACATTCTTGAAGTACTCCTCTCCCAACTTCACTTCCTTTcgtcatttcttctcctatcctgactttgactcgttgtttcatactAAGATTACTGAACATTCTTCTGTTTCCAATCCAGacttattttctttaggatttccatcagtttattccaatccactctgtcaaatgcttTCTCTATGTTCACAaacactacatacacttctttattcttctctaggtatctttcaccgattgtccatagcagtccaattgcatctctcgtaccttttcccttattgaagccaaactgcttttcttccaactgttcttccatcttagaatataaatgtcgattcagtattcgcaagagaatcttcgccgagtgcgatattagactgatagtcctgaactccttacatttcttggcattatttttcttcggtattggaagcaacactgtctcagTAAAACCTTCAggtcattcgcctttctcatatatttcgttgcataatgatagaattcgcttcttgtcttcacctaagtatttcactaattcaatggggattccatcgactcctgttgctttctcattcttcatttccttaagcgctagttcaacttccttaaaatagaaaatcctttttcgtcttttgatacggctttttcgtcttctatagctaagtcatctggacgattccttgtctcatataactcttctacatatatCGTCCATCTGTGTAGTATTCcctgtttgtctgttatttcatttgcgATATCGTCCTccatcaaccacatggatttcctgttcttatttgtgacaTCCAAACATCTTACTTCgaagtacattaaatcatatctttcttttctctctaaattctctatttcttcacatttcctTTCCATCCATTCTTCTtttgctttatcagtttctcttcttagttcgttgtttagtttcctgaaGTTTCTtgtaccttcttctgtgttgatgtttttccattttttcttctcCTCCATCTTCTGCAACATTTTCCCTGtcacccaaggtttcttaattctcacactttctgtgtttcctttttgtttcttctgctgttgtgtgtatacaatttttttaatgattccagtactcattactattctcaggtttggattctaatgtagcggctttctcttgaaaattttcttcaaattttcttctgtcctcttcatttttcagtttttctgtgttcaatttcttcgtcacttgtctttctcttatcttcttcagacgaatatctacttctcCTAATagcaggacatgatctgagttaatatccgctcctggtaaagtcttttcagtttttaagcaatttcggaatctttcctgtaccagtatatagtctatctgatatctccttTCATCCCTTGGACATATCCATGTGTATCTTCTTCATTTATTCTGTTAGAATAATatatttccaacaatcattgcaattcttttacagaaattcaccaaatattctcgtctatcatttctttttcccaatccatattttccaactgttcttccatcttgccCTCCTACTACTGCGTTtcagtcgcccattaggattacgcatactcccttcttctcctttcaACTATCTCTTCTAACTTGTCATAgttttcttccacttcctcgtctgctaatccactatgtagcatataaacttgcactagcactaagtccattttcttcccttgtagtctcaccattatcatccggtcatctacataatgcactgatatcactttatctttcacacgtggtcccggtaatacaccaacaccatggcttccttttcactcaccatttgaataaaacaacttaaattcatCACTAATCTACTCACCACTATTTTctcacctcacttctgatattgcCACCGCATTCACTTTGTTTCTTCTaatttcttccttcaagttttctaACTTATCTTCTTGTAGAAATGTCCTTACACTCCACGTTCCAATCCTCaatattcttttcttctctctgttgggttgcttcataatgtgtccttccccagcatCCCCCTCCCAAACATCCGAATGGGGGAAtatttacgtccggaatcttttaccgtggaaagactcatcataccATGTTAGCAGTTTTTCTTGTGAAAGATAAATGCTGTAGCTTCcctttgctttccgcacaccactctctctttcgcatcttaaaaagatcccaggggaccccagcatggaggtgaggagaatggatttgactaaataatacaccaacaccatggcttccttttcactcaccatttgaataaaacaacttaaattcatCACTAATCTACTCACCACTATTTTctcacctcacttctgatattgcCACCGCATTCACTTTGTTTCTTCTaatttcttccttcaagttttctaACTTCATCGAAAtttaccgcaagggttaaatatcagttctatcagggtttttgacccgatcagagaccggggaATCCCAATTAGACTTTATACTGATATATAGAGCTTAAACATGTGCCCAACGCAGCAAGAAATGAAATCCCTAGGGATCTGTCAAAGGAACATGGGAAAATAATCTAAATATTCATTTAAGGGACatagtaaagaataaagaaatcGCAAGAAGGAGCGGTTTGAGAGACATAGCAGCCACGGCACAACAACTAAAATGGAGATGGGGAGACCACATAATAAGACTACAAAATGACAAGTGGGCATACACAGCGACAACATGGGACCCGAGACTAGGAAAAAGAAGCAGAGAGGGTTCCAAGCAGAGATGCTCCGAAGTCTTCAAGACCGTTTATGGGAATACGTGACAAGGACTGCACGAGACAGAATAAGATGGAAAGAGTTAGGCAGAAGACTGCTACAAAGTAGTAGTGTGAGACAGTGCTAGTGAAACCGAAGAACTGAACATGgtgaaaattgtaaatatatggaATTTATATTaagtgtaaataaaacaaaaacacaagcaATAAGGCAGTTGTGGATGTAGATGGTGTTTAGTTTTAAGAGCTGTTACCAAAAACAgtctagaaaagaaaaaaaaataatgcaaaaactTTATGGTTTAGATATTTCTAGAGAAACGAAAGCATTGACAATGGAAAAGCTGTAGCTGTTCAGAGTTGTAGTTTTAGGTAGTGTTAGGGAAACCAAAAGACTGAAATTGTAGCAAGGCTATACatgcataaggtttatatatttaaGGCCAAGGTGCATAAGGTTTGAAGTTAAAGCGAGTGTGTGTGAGAGTAAAAGTTGACTTAAGTTCTCTTATGGTCTGGCTCACCATATGAGAAAACTTGAGTCATCCTTAGACTAGTAAAAGGCCCTTGCCCTTCATAGATTATCTGGGCTCatgttatcatcataatcataatcatcatcatcaccatcatcatcatcatcatcatccccgaactatcacaaatttcatcttGTCTTAAAAAAATGCGTCATGATGTGCGCTAACAACACTTACCTCTTTCTTTAAATCAAAGTCTGAAAATGTCAAAGATTGTAGGTCTACTTACGGTGCAgtagagagtttggaattgaatttCGGGAGGGAGGCACTACGGTCCAGCACTGtgaccttttacgatctattgcgctaaccctcaacctATGCGCATCcccaacccacaccggctgactacactaaggttcgctgcgtatccaggtttcgagcaggcaaccctccTCTTTCCTAAGCcagcccctccgtgcgtcgccagccggcgttcggggaatgctatgaaatgatgacgaaatggagaaatgttgatggaatgatgtgACAGGCTGAGGGTTTGTCAACTCAGCCACAGTAGGATCAGTAGGTAGTTTACTTGAACTAAAGAATTTCTAACTCATGCTTTTCTAATTAATGCTGTGTGTGCCTTGTGTTCATAAAAGCTAGTTACAGTATGTATTtcctgtgaaataatattgacttgggctaaagaatatcaattttttttttcagattaatgttttgtgttccatatgtttgtaaaatagAATGAGTAAACACTAAGTTGGCAATTAAAACATATAGGCTACAATATCACTGttctttttttgtcaaaataATCCTTTTTCTGTAAATTCTCTATAATATGGCCTTTAGTCTACTCTAATTCAGACTAAATTGTTCTCCCAATTTGTCCGAGTTAGtaaggttctactgtacatacaaTATATGCATAGCCTACTACCTATGCTGGGTAGGAAGTAGTTTTAGATTATATTCTGCCCTAGCAATTCGGAGATAGAAACGCAAGTTCTTTACGGATTCCTTCACGAGTGCAGTTTGCCGGCGACAGCCGAGCAGGTAACATCGTGTGTCGTACGTAGTCCGTGCGTGAGTGTTACATTGTGCGTTTGTGTCGAGAACCTTGTAGTGAAACATGAATAGTGCAGTTAAAAGGGAAAATACTTTAAAAGCAATATTTAATAAAGAGGAAACGCGTCCTACAGCATTTGACATACATAGATGGATAGAAGAAGGGTTATGTATCAAAGACGCGGAAATACACGCGATTCAGTTAGTAGGGAAACAAaatgcagtgtatattaaacttacaaataaaattagttaTGAATATTACCTACAACAACATACTGGATCTTCATCCATTAAACTTATGAATGGAGATAATGTAACAGTCAACATAACCCCTGCAGACGAAGAAGTCGTGATGGTACGAGTGCTCAACATACCACCGGAAGTGTCCAATGAAAGAATACGACACGTGCTACAGAACTATGGGAAAGTGCAACATATAGAGAAAGAAAAGTGGtcatcaaaatttcgatataatGTCTATACCGGTATACGCATTACACACATGGTATTAAACAAGGTCATACCTTCGTCGATTGTCATAGTCGGTCACGAAGCCTATGTAACTTACCCTGGGCAGGAACTTACGTGTTTTTCTTGTGGAAGTACAGCTCATATACGGCAAGCGTGTCCTAATAGGAATATAAAAGCCCCTGTGACGGTACAATCTCGAACACGTCTTACACTGAGTGACTTGATCCCTTCTCCTAGTGTTTCCAAAGCAGCGACAACTCCTACTATGACTAGTGTTTCATCTGAAAATGGGACTGATAGTTTATCCGAAAAACAAGCATCTATTGGTACTTCGGATACAAAATTAATGTACGAGACTACTTCATTGCAAAAGAAATCAATAACGCAAAAGAGTAGTGTAGTGTCTGATAAGACGGTGACTATGACGTTAGAACAGGGTGACTCGGAAACAGATTCAGCAGATGACGTATCAGAGATTCTTCACGAGCAACCAGTGAAAAAGTATAAAGCAATGGAATCTTCTGACACTGGAGAGTGTTC contains these protein-coding regions:
- the LOC138705164 gene encoding uncharacterized protein; its protein translation is MNSAVKRENTLKAIFNKEETRPTAFDIHRWIEEGLCIKDAEIHAIQLVGKQNAVYIKLTNKISYEYYLQQHTGSSSIKLMNGDNVTVNITPADEEVVMVRVLNIPPEVSNERIRHVLQNYGKVQHIEKEKWSSKFRYNVYTGIRITHMVLNKVIPSSIVIVGHEAYVTYPGQELTCFSCGSTAHIRQACPNRNIKAPVTVQSRTRLTLSDLIPSPSVSKAATTPTMTSVSSENGTDSLSEKQASIGTSDTKLMYETTSLQKKSITQKSSVVSDKTVTMTLEQGDSETDSADDVSEILHEQPVKKYKAMESSDTGECSANGQKNPVDVVVQVTTGESKDPEEIRGATATVPEDWNEAMQQEEQDPGSTNKSSSQEIGVKKLAKSSNPPKHRSHPYKGEGSKLGFPLLRPVD